The sequence gtcttttttttttttttttcaaagagaacAACATCAACATCAAAAGCCAgaagtagaaaaagaaaaatacttacATGCACCAGGTGACGTTAAAAAAGTAAGTTGCATGTTTATTTCAGTTTGGTTGTTTGTGAAGCTCGGGTGTGGCAGACCCAGACTTTGTGAAATGAACACGGCATGGCCGCATCAACAAGACCGATGCAATTTCCTTTCAGCTCAGACCTGAGACAGAAAAGCCTCTTCCTGCTGCTGTATTACTGTGAGCCGCGGTGTTTTCAGCTCGGTCAATGCTTTCTGTACCAGCACAGGTATCTGATGCTCTCGCTATAGCGATACTTGCAGTCACGCCATAGGCTTTTCAGCACCATCCCTTATTAAATATAACCAATGAATTGGCGTTTCCGCTGGTATAGCCGGTTTGTACTAGCGCAGGCATGCGACAAAAAACGACCTGAAGTCGATATAGACGTAAGgtaatcaatatattgtagcgatgtgTCCTGCGTGTTGTGTTTTGTCTCACCTGAGCGCAGGTGTGGAGGTGCAGGGGAGCGTGATCGAGTCGTGACCCCggtgcttgtgaatgttgtccagTCGTCTTGTATTTTTGTGCCTCGTTGTATTTGTGGGGTCCGATAACGTGTCTTtgttgtgtctgtattgtatgtcTTTGTTGTGTCTAAAGGTTTCGTGTTTTCGCGGGGTTTGGTTTTGTGTGTAACGCGGTTGTGGGCTGTGTTGTTGTTGTGCGCTGACTCTAAACTCAACAATATGAATTCACAGCTGTCCCAAAACCGCACGGAGATATCggaacaccctccacacagtttATTAACTTGTGgtgacattaaaataaaactagaaCAGATCGGAAGAGGGCTGTATTGTAAAAAAAGATCTTAACCTAATTTTAAAAAGAACTCGATACAGTCTGAAAACTTAATGAATAACTAAACTAATCTCTACATAAACATGTTGTTAAGACATCGTCGGCTCTCGTGTATCTTGCTTTTTAAACGCACACATATTCactgtgaatgtgttttattgtcaGACTTTATCGTTTAAAACGCGTTCGGTCTGAAAAGCGGCCGTTATATTTGAATTGTAGGCGAGCTCGAGCGGCAGCGCGAGCCTCCTGGATCAGAGAAGCCGCGCAGCTCGAGCTGAGAGGCGGGGCTTCGGCAGCTCACTCGCACGCCGTGCGTGAGGAGAGAGGACGACAGAAAGAGGCGCGCaaagacatttattatttatatgagaGATAAAAATGAGATTGGAGACTGCCAGTGCTTCAGAAATGTTTTCTTGACTCGTTTTGATCCTGTACAGACCTGTGTAGCggctttgttttctatttttattttgtcttgtgGATACTCTGTAGCTCGACGCTGCACCCTTTGAAAGCCTCTTCCCAGCCAGAGACGCCAACTTCAACTCGACAACTTTCATCCTTCATTCTTCAAACCGGACTCTACAGGTTAGACAGATTCAATCTGTGCTATTACATATTGTATTATAAACGTaaatgttagaacatgttgcACAAAAGAAATCCACAATgaataatatatggaatggatacaCTGTGTAAACCTActcaacagataaaatcctctggtattGCAAACTTACTATAAGAAATGATAtgtcccttcaatagtaaagccactctTGCTATTCAGGCCAGATTTCGTCGCCCTCTAGAATCGCCTTTagtagcactgtatttaaataaataaatgcttttcttttccagcagctgctaaacagaatcccgtgtgctgccatggacagtgtgaagatggagtctgtccagattaaagaggagttccctgaacttgaacttgtccccattagagtggagttctttgggctggcttccctccccattaaacaggagctctgtgagatgcaatgtgacagcagccagccagaggtctctgagattaaagcagagcacaatgaattggagatcccccagacagaagaaccccttcctgtgaaacaagaagaggtgctggaaactgtccttaTTAAACGGGAGCctcctgaagtagagtttgaccacatggaaccagggaaggaagaatccgaggacttcaaaccaaacatccctgagctggagcctgtacgcctgcgggagtgtagcgtggtgctggagagaatctgcgtgagagagcaaggcactggagaggaaggctctcccaacagcatgcaaggaggtggaaaggaagacgggcgctcccattcagaatgcagtctagcaggtgagtgactcccagtagctgtgacattgtcattctagattgcgtgatatccacagtgtgcttgagagggagggagggagcatgtaggttacgTTACTATCGGTTTGTTTGTAATTGCAACATGTGTtggaggaaatagacctgaaacattacaggagaactttgaaggcagattttgatcccaggactcggtttcaccagcatcagtctttactgactctgcttttacacataaagtaaaggctttcagtttaactttgtgtttttaagctggtgtaacccagtgcaagcctcacagctgaaattcacatgcttgagtccactccaccacccagccacatgcccgaagcctacaagcagtccctcttactttctttactgttcatattttccaggtttcagtccagcagctaaagcgagggcgggcgctggagaatatcctgactgtgggaaaggtttcacccagttaagAACTTTTAAAACACACCAGAGAACTCGCACAGgaaagaaaccgtatcgctgctctgactgtgggaagagtttcagtcagtcaggcaaccttgaaacacaccagcgaactcacacaggagagaaaccgtatcgctgctctgactgtgggaagagtttcagtagggtagaccaccttgttttacaccagcgaactcacacaggagagaaaccgcatcgctgctctcactgtgggaagagtttcagtagggtaggctaccttgtttcacaccagcgaactcacacaggagagaaaccgtatcgctgctctgactgtgggaagcgtttcagtcggtcagacagccttgtttcacaccagcgaattcatacaggagagaaaccttatcgctgctctgactgtgggaagagtttcactcagTTAGGACACCTtttttcacaccagcgaactcacacaggagagaaaccgcatcgctgctctgactgtgggaagagtttcagtagggtAGACCagcttgttttacaccagcgaactcacacaggagagaaaccgtatcgctgctctgactgtgggaagaggttcagtcggtcagacaaccttgttacacaccagcgaactcacacaggagagaaaccgtatcgctgctctgactgtgggaagaggttcattCAGTCAGGCAACCTTgaagcacaccagcgaactcacacaggagcgaaaccgtatcgctgctctgactgtgggaagtgtttcAGTCAGTCctgcagccttgtttcacaccagcgaactcatacaggagagaaactgcatcggtgctctgactgtgggaagagtttcagtagggtagacaaccttgtttcacaccagcgaactcacacaggaaagaaaccgtatcgctgctctgactgtgggaagaggttcagtcagtcaggagaccTGAAAACCCACCAGCGAACTCGCACAGGACAgaaactgtatcgctgctctgactgtggttagagtttctgttttaaacaaggccttcaaaaacaccagctgaCTTTTCACTCATGAGGGAAAAAAACcgttaaccttgcattatgaatccCTGTGCAATTACTGTTCTGTGCATCACTCTtaagagcatgcattttaaatggtcaaaatgctcttcagctctcttgcactgtgattgtgtcagaaagtgggcggagacgcggacacgagaaaggcttctctgctgtcagtttaactctggctgtcaatgcagtcagtgcctgggagcgggaatatgcagaaaggaaactattctgcacctcatctgatggacgagtcaggagacatcgataactcagtgtggggaatgagtttcagggtttagcatttaaactgcatagacttgaaaataaatgaattgatGAGAACGAGTATCCTGACCCCggactgtaagtgtgtgtgtctctgtgtgtgtgtgtgtgtgtgtgtgtgtgtgagactgtaagtgtgtgtgtctctgtgtgtgagagtgtgtctcagtgtgtgagactgtaagtgtgtgtgtctctgtgtgtgagagtgtgtctctgtgtgagaatgtaagtgtgtgtctctgtgtgtgagagtgtgtctcagtgtgtgagaatgtaagtgtgtgtgtctgtgtgtgagagtgtgtctcagtgtgtgagaatgtaagtgtgtgtgtctgtgtgtgagagtgtgtctcagtgtgtgagaatgtaagtgtgtgtgtgtgtgtctgtgtctctgtgtgtgagaatgtaagtgtgtgtgtgtctctgtgtgtgtgtgagagtgtgtctcagtgtgtgagaatgtaagtgtgtgtttctctctctctctgagtgtgtggtgtggtggtggggggatctatatatttttcagaggatttatttactttttaatatagataaataaataccagTGCTAAAGATGCTTtgacacaaaaccttttttttttttttttcagtcctgaGGAAATGCTACTGTGTTGTTACTGAAACTCGATTTTGagtcctgtgtttattttgtatttctgttcagCATTAATGCTGATTAGTGTGTGGTTTGAACATATTTAGTTTATGTGAAGGGACCAGCAAAAAGCATTCATTTTCTGAGGAGTGTACGGCACGGCTTACTGCCAGTACTGCATTCATATCTGCTGCTCCCACACCCGTCACTCAGCACACTGTGTGTATTCATAAACAAAGGGCAGCTTTATTTTTCTATCCTGTTCAGAGTTTTACAGAGGGGGGAGTTTAGTTTGATTTATCCACTGCTGCCAATTTTCTCTGAGCCGTTTCTGCATAGAATTCCTCCTGCTATCAATTATAAGATAGCGCCCAAACCAGGCCAATATATTAACAAGGGAACCGAGTACTTTATACAAGATGACGGATCTGCTTACCCTTCAACGAACTGAAACTAGATGTGTGAATACGGGTGAGTCTGTGGTTTCATACGCAGTGCTGTGTGAGATTATTACGCTCAGACCGGGACCTTGTTAAAAAGCTGTGTTCTGAGGAAATGTGCGTGATCCGAGTCCTAATGAGACGGTGCAATTAAACCTGCTGTGTGCTGACTGCACGATTTGATTAATATAAAGCAGGATCCTAAACCATGCTGAAGAAAGACTGGAATGCTGCGCCGCTCTGTACCAGCAGGATTTGCAAGCAATCTGCATTGCAATCCCGTTCTGCGTTGCTTGCTGTTCTCTCAGTGTTGTAAAGTATTCGTATTAAACTCTTGTATTGAGTGTATCATTCTGCAGGAACACGCTCCAGAAACTCACGCTAGGGAGCCACATGACAGAGGGAAAGCACACTTTCATTCACTGAGGTATTGTAGGAAAACAGCATCAAGTCCATTTCAGTAACGCTCCGAGGGCAGCCAGGGGCTCCTtttattcttttctttctttctgcagtATTATTAATGCAAATTAATGTGAATACAAGCTGCTGATCAGCTGATATCTCCTAACCTTTTctgtatcaaaaaaataaataactaaaaatttaaaaagcagatttattttaagtatgttattaaataaatagatttctattagttttgtgtgtgttgtcAGAAGAAATCGTTTTAGGAGAAGGAATTTAATCACATATTCAGGACATgcaataataacagacttcattgaggggagctctgaaccccaggactgggtgcagcagcagcagcagggctagtgtgagtttgtaaccctgctcaaactcctggctcctgatcatttcaatattaataataatactagacttcattgaggggagctctgaaccccaggactgggtgcagcagcagcagcagggctagtgtgagtttgtaactctgctcaaactcctggctcctgatcatttcaatattaataataatactagacttcattgaggggagctctgaaccccaggactgggtgcagcagcagcagggctagtgtgagcttctaaccctgctcaaactcctggctcctgatcatttcaatactaataataatactagacttcattgaggggagctctgaaccccaggactgggtgcagcagcagcagcagggctagtgtgagtttgtaaccctgctcaaactcctggctcctgatcatttcaatattaataataatactagacttcattgaggggagctctgaaccccaggactgggtgcagcagcagcagggctagtgtgagtttgtaaccctgctcaaactcctggctcctgatcatttcaataataataataataataataataataataataatagacttcattgaggggagctctgaacccttAAAATTCGCCTACTCGGATATCCAATGGCGGGGAAAGGGTGCAAATCATAATTttgaaaaactacaaatcccatcgGCCATCTGGGCACGTAGCTGCTGACGTCGATGACAATTAACGgaacgaccaaaaaaaaaaaaaaatggagtctGAGCGCTGGTGTTGCTGCGGCGGTCCGTCCGCTTTATAAGTTGAAggccgaaaaaaaaaaagtatttaaaaacaataataaaaaaaataataccgtTCGTTAAACAGCGCCGTAAAGAAAGGGTGCGTTTGAAACAACAACACGGAAAACAAAGGCGCGGCCGCAACAAAACTCATGTACTCGTTTCAAATGGAAAAAGACCGTTTTCTTCAGAGCGCAGTGAGTAACACGGgttctgttttgattttttatgtacaacacaaaaaaaatatatatatatatatatatatatatcacgcaAATAAAAGCGTCGATTGCATGCTTAAAAAAACCCCCAGGCCGTTTGGAAGAGAACGATAAGCAAGCCGCTGCCGTCGTGAACTTCAAATACATTTTGGAGAGGGGAGGGCATTTCGTTTTGCGGAGTGAACTTTTCGGTTTTCTTTTTAAACGCAGTAAAGGCGTCGTGTTTATTTATATACACCGAGCtctgtaaccctttactgcccggCGGCTCACTCGAGCCACTGGAACCAGTATACAAAATCTACTGgctccagttattattattttcattgagGGGGAGAGAAACTCAAAGTAAAGACAGCTGCCGCTAGTTTAATATTTTCAGCGTTatatatagcatatatatataattagcccaacgtttcgatatgttgtacatatctttctcaagggagcctatatatatatatatatatatatatatatatataatgtacatggTTATAAGTTTGGAGCTAGGGAAATGGATATTAAGTCCTGATGAAATGTCCACAGGGCAAGGTGTTTATGTTAATCCTGTGTTAAAAACAACGGGCTGTCaaatagcagtgtgatccagtcctggtttcactgggagtttgataataagacacacctgagcttgttggctagacacactggggggggctgatcaagctggtagtaaaacctggacctgatcacactgctgtgcaatagcagTCTGATTTCCTTCCCTGCTGATCTCTGTATTGACACACTCGTAGAAATTCACTgggagggaaataagactcccgttgcacaggagtgtgatccagtccaggttttactaccatcttgatcagccccagtgtgtctatctaacaagctcaggtgtgtcttattattaagcTCCTAGTGAAATCCAGG comes from Acipenser ruthenus unplaced genomic scaffold, fAciRut3.2 maternal haplotype, whole genome shotgun sequence and encodes:
- the LOC117433830 gene encoding zinc finger protein 629-like; the encoded protein is MHQVTLKKLDAAPFESLFPARDANFNSTTFILHSSNRTLQQLLNRIPCAAMDSVKMESVQIKEEFPELELVPIRVEFFGLASLPIKQELCEMQCDSSQPEVSEIKAEHNELEIPQTEEPLPVKQEEVLETVLIKREPPEVEFDHMEPGKEESEDFKPNIPELEPVRLRECSVVLERICVREQGTGEEGSPNSMQGGGKEDGRSHSECSLAGFSPAAKARAGAGEYPDCGKGFTQLRTFKTHQRTRTGKKPYRCSDCGKSFSQSGNLETHQRTHTGEKPYRCSDCGKSFSRVDHLVLHQRTHTGEKPHRCSHCGKSFSRVGYLVSHQRTHTGEKPYRCSDCGKRFSRSDSLVSHQRIHTGEKPYRCSDCGKSFTQLGHLFSHQRTHTGEKPHRCSDCGKSFSRVDQLVLHQRTHTGEKPYRCSDCGKRFSRSDNLVTHQRTHTGEKPYRCSDCGKRFIQSGNLEAHQRTHTGAKPYRCSDCGKCFSQSCSLVSHQRTHTGEKLHRCSDCGKSFSRVDNLVSHQRTHTGKKPYRCSDCGKRFSQSGDLKTHQRTRTGQKLYRCSDCRGPCSWFEMHQFIGDLMASSSNPAPGGKEASQQQQQQQQQQQQEAVRTMWENAAGLGFKPVPASAATTTTSTTPPTTAAKPAFSGEGGPQPGLLAFKPHPPGPKPVYTMVGLLEPLAQLGSAEQSRATPSTASSSSSSSNPFGSRHCPDCMIDFPDLKWKERHMKRLHPEQYEAGRGRLLGGVAGGGAFPTSSELNQLQQQQQQQQHGGQSAAKPCHCYCCPHCPAASSRRLSRPAGGAAPAPYPCPECGRLFNSSSNLRVHQTVHTGARPHTCQECGKSFSQSGSLRIHQRIHSGERPYACPFCGRAFPHLAGVRAHQRTHTGERPYGCPQCGKSFSQSGALRAHQRTHTGEKPYVCRVCGKGFANPAGIRFHQQRAHRSPEEQGRAYRCEDCGLGFKDARSRNRHQKQVHYGAGEGESSGSGEGAEGEGSAGVGEGGGGGGGGLGGSGIVEGSSVEVELSSDVDQTAIATTTSSKE